One Panicum virgatum strain AP13 chromosome 3N, P.virgatum_v5, whole genome shotgun sequence DNA segment encodes these proteins:
- the LOC120667518 gene encoding protein MAIN-LIKE 1-like, whose amino-acid sequence MDAPLLTAFVDRWRPETHSFHLPCGEVSISMQDVVMILGLPLEGNAVIGMIQTDGWRDMVEAHIGIRPEEPPEGVKDMKTSGVSSAWLKQNFNHCPQGAPQEAVERYARVWLWHLLGGFLFPDGSGNTISWMVLPIHGQQWENIAQYSWGSAALGWLYRQLCDACRRAGNDSNLGGCAYLLQIWIWERFPVSRPYRGELEAWPHHDPESRPTVAYCWKNIGAVRGDPLRRYMRYMDDLDCLTQNQVLYASGVFK is encoded by the exons ATGGATGCACCTCTTTTGACTGCTTTTGtggacagatggaggccggaaaCACATTCATTCCATTTACCTTGTGGGGAGGTCAGCATCAGTATGCAAGATGTGGTGATGATTCTCGGGCTACCTTTGGAGGGCAATGCAGTGATCGGCATGATTCAGACTGATGGATGGAGGGATATGGTGGAGGCACACATTGGGATTCGACCTGAAGAACCACCTGAGGGAGTCAAGGACATGAAGACCTCAGGGGTTAGCTCGGCTTGGTTGAAGCAGAATTTCAACCATTGTCCTCAGGGAGCACCTCAGGAGGCTGTAGAGCGGTATGCTCGCGTGTGGTTGTGGCACCTGTTAGGGGGCTTCCTGTTTCCCGATGGTTCTGGAAACACCATCTCATGGATGGTCCTTCCAATTCATGGACAGCAGTGGGAGAACATCGCTCAGTATAGCTGGGGGTCGGCAGCATTAGGTTGGCTTTACCGGCAGCTTTGTGACGCATGTAGGCGTGCTGGCAATGACTCGAACCTAGGAGGTTGTGCATACCTCTTGCAAATCTGGATTTGGGAGCGGTTTCCAGTCAGCCGGCCATACCGTGGTGAACTAGAG GCGTGGCCGCACCATGATCCTGAGTCGAGGCCCACCGTTGCTTACTGCTGGAAGAACATTGGAGCTGTCAGAGGGGATCCTTTGCGTCGGTACATGCGTTACATGGACGACCTAGACTGCCTCACACAAAATCAGGTACTATATGCATCTGGGGTTTTTAAATAA
- the LOC120667519 gene encoding uncharacterized protein LOC120667519: MTEEEKQKTAIYRVNNPPKCHCGVHAKFQRPNIGVPPKFTPFFRCSLKTRDGWPACDFNEYIYGPRSHWPTKEEVREFESGKKPWPYTTTPSRRCKCGILPTKGVVPSELGYGYYCGNSYGEYWEGRTCDWEWFEGRYELMLQLGRTKEPWKSRDTLNRKLKIRKDYRVTLPLESFLSGPVLQDLRREYGKKAAEKATLENCIVYWRRNRSKYPRPLTDKEVLANYEKKKEDEEMERQRLSEERAKKGFTIDPEAKYPKGS, translated from the exons ATGacagaggaagagaagcaaaaaaCTGCTATATATCGTGTGAACAATCCTCCCAAATGTCATTGCGGTGTTCATGCCAAATTTCAAAGGCCTAATATTGGTGTCCCTCCAAAGTTCACTCCCTTTTTTAGATGCTCGCTAAAGACTAGA GATGGATGGCCGGCATGTGACTTCAATGAGTATATTTATGGTCCTAGATCTCATTGGCCGACAAAAGAGGAAGTGCGAGAATTTGAGAGTGGGAAGAAGCCATGGCCATATACAACTACTCCTAGTCGTCGATGCAAGTGTGGTATTCTGCCCACAAAAGGCGTAGTTCCTTCTGAGCTTGGCTACGGATATTACTGTGGCAATAGCTACGGAGAGTATTGG gagggaaggacatgtgattgggAGTGGTTCGAAGGCCGGTATGAGCTAATGTTGCAATTGGGCAGAACAAAAGAGCCTTGGAAATCTCGAGACACTTTAAATAGAAAACTGAAGATAAGGAAGGATTACCGAGTTACTTTGCCCCTTGAGTCATTTCTGTCAGGGCCTGTACTCCAAGACCTACGGCGTGAGTATGGAAAGAAggcagcagaaaaggcaactctTGAGAATTGCATTGTTTATTGGAGGAGGAACCGAAGCAAGTACCCACGGCCCCTCACAGATAAGGAGGTTTTGGCAAATtatgagaagaagaaggaggatgaggagatggAGAGACAGAGGTTAAGTGAGGAAAGAGCAAAGAAAGGTTTTACTATTGATCCGGAAGCTAAATACCCAAAGGGTTCATGA